A portion of the Calothrix sp. 336/3 genome contains these proteins:
- a CDS encoding NIL domain-containing protein, producing the protein MLTENHINHKRIRVRIPRDYHQEPVISRLVSDCGLTINITAAILGANAVGDGWFDLDLKGTNEQIAHGLQYLHDLKLEVWDGSEPSAW; encoded by the coding sequence ATGTTGACAGAAAATCACATCAATCACAAAAGAATTCGTGTGAGAATTCCTAGAGATTACCATCAAGAACCCGTAATATCTCGTCTAGTTTCTGACTGTGGGCTCACAATTAATATCACAGCAGCAATTTTAGGAGCAAACGCTGTAGGAGATGGTTGGTTTGATTTAGATTTAAAGGGTACAAATGAACAAATAGCTCATGGTTTGCAATATCTCCACGATTTAAAGTTAGAAGTTTGGGATGGTAGTGAACCTAGTGCATGGTAA
- the cysW gene encoding sulfate ABC transporter permease subunit CysW, with protein MTRRNEKKSIVPMILIGITIAYLSLILYIPALNVFIQAFHKGIGPFLHNLQSANFLGAAWLTLTLALIAVPINTVFGLCAAWAIARNKFPGRALLLSIIDLPFSISPVVAGLMIVLLYGRNGWFGSWLQAHDIKIIFSFPGMALATAFVSMPFVAREVIPVLEEVGSDQEEAAKTLGANGWQTFWRVTLPNIRWGLLYGLILTNARAMGEFGAVSVVSGNIAGKTQSLPLFIEDAYKQYETEAAYSAAVLLALLAVVTLVLKEILERKTGGGKKTV; from the coding sequence ATGACGCGCAGAAATGAGAAAAAAAGCATTGTCCCGATGATTCTCATTGGTATCACGATCGCCTATCTATCCTTGATACTTTATATACCAGCGCTGAATGTTTTTATCCAGGCATTCCATAAAGGTATTGGTCCCTTTTTACACAATCTACAGTCAGCTAATTTTCTGGGTGCGGCTTGGCTCACACTGACACTTGCCCTAATTGCCGTGCCAATTAATACAGTATTTGGGCTTTGTGCTGCCTGGGCGATCGCTCGCAACAAATTCCCCGGTCGTGCCCTACTATTAAGTATTATTGACCTACCTTTCTCCATCTCCCCCGTAGTTGCAGGTTTAATGATAGTTTTGCTTTACGGCAGAAATGGCTGGTTTGGTAGTTGGCTACAAGCCCATGACATCAAAATTATCTTTTCCTTCCCTGGAATGGCTCTAGCTACAGCCTTCGTCAGTATGCCCTTTGTTGCTCGTGAAGTCATCCCCGTTTTAGAAGAAGTTGGCAGCGATCAAGAAGAAGCAGCAAAAACCCTTGGAGCTAACGGTTGGCAAACGTTTTGGCGTGTCACCCTCCCAAATATTCGCTGGGGTTTACTCTACGGCTTAATTTTAACTAACGCTAGAGCTATGGGGGAATTTGGTGCTGTCTCTGTAGTTTCTGGTAACATCGCCGGCAAAACCCAAAGCTTACCCCTATTTATTGAAGATGCTTACAAACAGTATGAAACAGAAGCAGCCTACTCCGCAGCTGTTTTGTTAGCTCTTCTAGCTGTAGTTACTTTGGTATTAAAAGAAATTTTAGAACGGAAAACCGGAGGAGGTAAAAAAACGGTTTAA
- the cysT gene encoding sulfate ABC transporter permease subunit CysT → MTVLSPQRSSPPRTPEGKNFLSQLAKVPWAWVVTFGYLTFMLLLPILAMFAKAITEPPAEFWRIATSPIALATYDVTFVTSFLTALLNGVFGTIVAWVLVRYDFPLKRLVDASVDLPFALPTAVAGLTLATVYSDNGWIGSIFAPQGLIGAWFPPDGIKISFTRLGVAIAMTFISFPFVVRTVQPVLQEMEEEIEEAAWSLGASQWQTFWKVIFPPLFPTILTGMALGFSRAVGEYGSTVIIASNTPFKDLIAPVLIFQRLEQYDYSGATVIGMVLLLISLVLLLAINLLQAWGKRYDAQK, encoded by the coding sequence ATGACTGTTCTGTCTCCTCAACGTTCCTCACCTCCACGCACCCCCGAAGGCAAAAACTTTTTGAGCCAATTAGCAAAAGTGCCTTGGGCTTGGGTTGTGACTTTTGGCTATTTAACGTTCATGTTATTGCTGCCGATTTTGGCAATGTTTGCCAAGGCGATTACAGAACCACCAGCAGAGTTTTGGAGAATTGCCACTAGTCCCATTGCCCTGGCTACATACGACGTAACTTTTGTCACTTCTTTCCTCACTGCTCTGCTCAATGGTGTTTTCGGAACTATTGTTGCTTGGGTGCTAGTTAGGTACGATTTCCCCTTAAAAAGGTTAGTTGATGCATCCGTAGATTTACCGTTTGCCTTACCAACAGCAGTAGCAGGTTTAACCTTAGCAACGGTTTATAGTGATAATGGTTGGATTGGTTCTATATTCGCACCCCAGGGATTGATTGGTGCTTGGTTTCCACCGGATGGAATCAAAATATCCTTTACTCGTTTAGGGGTAGCGATCGCCATGACATTTATTTCCTTTCCTTTTGTCGTACGTACTGTACAACCAGTGCTTCAGGAAATGGAAGAAGAAATTGAAGAAGCTGCTTGGAGTCTGGGAGCTTCCCAATGGCAAACTTTTTGGAAAGTGATTTTTCCACCTCTTTTCCCCACAATTTTAACGGGGATGGCATTAGGTTTTTCCCGTGCAGTCGGGGAATATGGTTCTACAGTAATTATTGCCTCAAATACGCCCTTCAAAGATTTAATTGCTCCGGTGCTAATTTTCCAACGCTTGGAACAGTATGACTATTCTGGGGCAACGGTTATTGGTATGGTGCTATTACTAATTTCCTTAGTGCTGCTATTAGCTATCAACCTTCTACAAGCTTGGGGAAAACGTTATGACGCGCAGAAATGA
- a CDS encoding sulfate ABC transporter substrate-binding protein: MDFWQRTFRWISELHLESKLRLNSLRSLVSLFVVGIMLSVAIAACSSGSNTSTSSDNPTAKSVAANKKDVEITLVSFAVTKTAHDAIIPKFVEKWKTEHNQNVTFKQSYGGSGSQTRAVIDGLEADIVHLALALDTAKIEKAGLIEAGWEKELPNNAVVSKSVAALVTREGNPKGIKTWADLEKDGIKLITADPKTSGIARWNFLALWNSVIKTGGDDKKALDFVTKIYTNNVALLTKDAREASDAFFKQGQGDALINYENEIILAQQKGEKVNYVIPEVNVSIDNPIALVDKNVDKHGNREVAQAFVEYLFTPEAQEEFAKVGFRPVDTTTAATKALADKYPKVSNLGNVQDYGGWDAVQKKFFEDGAVFDQIQAKKK; encoded by the coding sequence ATGGATTTTTGGCAGCGCACATTCAGGTGGATATCTGAGTTACATCTAGAAAGTAAATTGCGGTTGAACTCCCTCAGAAGCTTAGTATCCTTGTTTGTAGTTGGGATAATGTTGAGTGTGGCGATCGCTGCTTGTTCTAGTGGTAGCAATACAAGTACTTCTAGCGACAATCCTACCGCGAAATCAGTGGCTGCCAACAAAAAGGATGTGGAAATTACCCTTGTTTCCTTTGCTGTCACCAAAACTGCCCATGACGCAATCATTCCTAAGTTCGTAGAAAAGTGGAAAACAGAACATAATCAAAATGTTACATTTAAACAGAGTTATGGTGGTTCTGGTTCTCAAACCCGTGCAGTCATTGATGGTTTAGAAGCAGATATAGTTCACCTAGCTTTGGCTCTAGACACAGCTAAAATTGAAAAAGCAGGTTTAATAGAAGCGGGATGGGAAAAAGAACTGCCCAATAATGCTGTTGTTTCTAAATCCGTGGCAGCTTTAGTCACCCGTGAAGGTAATCCCAAAGGTATCAAAACCTGGGCAGACTTAGAGAAAGATGGAATTAAATTAATTACAGCCGATCCTAAAACATCGGGGATTGCGCGGTGGAATTTCCTCGCTTTATGGAATTCGGTAATCAAAACTGGTGGAGATGACAAGAAAGCTTTAGATTTTGTCACGAAAATCTACACCAATAACGTAGCACTACTGACTAAAGATGCACGGGAAGCAAGTGATGCCTTCTTCAAACAGGGGCAAGGAGATGCTTTAATTAACTACGAAAACGAAATTATTCTTGCCCAACAAAAAGGTGAGAAAGTTAATTATGTCATCCCTGAGGTGAATGTCTCCATTGATAATCCCATTGCCCTAGTGGATAAAAATGTTGACAAACATGGTAATCGTGAAGTTGCCCAAGCTTTTGTTGAGTATTTATTTACACCAGAAGCCCAGGAAGAATTTGCTAAAGTCGGTTTTCGCCCTGTAGATACCACTACCGCAGCAACTAAAGCTCTTGCAGATAAATATCCAAAAGTCAGCAATCTTGGTAATGTCCAAGACTACGGTGGTTGGGATGCCGTACAAAAGAAATTCTTTGAAGATGGTGCTGTTTTTGACCAAATTCAAGCAAAGAAAAAGTAG
- a CDS encoding 2Fe-2S iron-sulfur cluster-binding protein codes for MTIRVHFLPDDVTVDAQVGEPLLDVAERAGVFIPTGCLMGSCHACTVEIEAGDMIRACITAVPPGREKLTINLFSDPTW; via the coding sequence ATGACTATTCGCGTCCATTTTCTCCCAGATGATGTTACTGTTGATGCCCAAGTTGGGGAACCCCTCCTAGATGTTGCAGAAAGAGCTGGGGTTTTTATCCCCACTGGTTGTCTCATGGGTTCATGTCATGCTTGTACTGTGGAAATAGAAGCAGGTGATATGATTCGCGCTTGTATCACCGCAGTTCCACCGGGACGCGAAAAGTTAACAATTAATTTGTTTAGTGACCCAACTTGGTAA
- the cobQ gene encoding cobyric acid synthase CobQ gives MKAIMVVGTTSHAGKSLITAAICRILSRRGWRVAPFKGQNMALNAYVTANGGEMGYAQAVQAWAAGVVPWVEMNPILLKPQGDMTSQVIIKGKSMGRVNAADYYEQYFDMGWRAIEESLQHLGNEYDLLVCEGAGSPAEINLKHRDLTNMRIAKHLNAPTVLVVDIERGGAFAHVVGTLELLEPEERALVKGVVINKFRGQRSLLEPGIKWLEERTGIPVLGVIPYMEELFPAEDSLDLLERKSHKSQGDIQISVVRLPRISNFTDFDPLESESSVSVKYLSPKQDLGHPDAVILPGTKTTIPDLMLLQRTGMAEAIQNYAAAGGTVLGICGGYQILGQMIADPEGIEGQAGRFPGLGLLPIKTVITGQKIARQRQVSSNFPQIGLPVTGFEIHQGRSRVETQGVDPQAYQPLFDDVNLGLVDKCQSVWGTYLHGIFDNGPWRRAWLNRLRQQRGLKSLPTGVANYREQREQILDSLATQVERHLDLSPLLS, from the coding sequence ATGAAAGCAATTATGGTAGTGGGGACAACATCCCATGCTGGGAAATCACTGATTACTGCGGCAATTTGTCGAATCCTATCACGGCGTGGCTGGCGAGTGGCTCCCTTTAAGGGTCAGAATATGGCTTTAAATGCCTATGTGACTGCCAATGGTGGTGAAATGGGTTATGCTCAGGCAGTGCAAGCTTGGGCTGCGGGTGTGGTTCCTTGGGTAGAAATGAATCCCATTTTGCTGAAACCTCAAGGTGATATGACTTCCCAGGTGATTATTAAAGGTAAGTCTATGGGAAGGGTAAATGCTGCGGATTATTATGAGCAGTATTTTGATATGGGTTGGCGAGCAATTGAAGAATCTTTACAACATTTAGGCAATGAGTATGATTTGCTAGTTTGTGAAGGTGCAGGTAGTCCGGCAGAAATTAATCTCAAGCACCGAGATTTAACCAATATGCGGATTGCCAAGCATTTGAATGCACCGACAGTATTAGTTGTAGATATCGAGAGGGGTGGTGCTTTTGCCCATGTTGTGGGAACTTTGGAGTTATTGGAACCAGAGGAACGGGCTTTAGTTAAGGGTGTGGTAATTAACAAATTCCGAGGACAGCGATCGCTCCTAGAACCGGGTATTAAATGGTTGGAGGAACGCACGGGTATCCCAGTATTAGGTGTGATTCCTTACATGGAGGAATTGTTCCCGGCAGAAGACTCTCTGGATTTACTGGAACGCAAAAGTCATAAATCCCAGGGTGACATCCAAATTAGCGTGGTGCGTCTACCTCGTATCTCGAATTTCACCGATTTTGACCCCCTAGAATCAGAATCTAGTGTCTCTGTCAAGTATTTGAGTCCTAAACAAGATTTAGGACATCCCGATGCGGTGATTCTCCCTGGAACTAAAACTACTATTCCTGATTTAATGCTGCTGCAAAGAACTGGAATGGCAGAAGCAATCCAAAATTACGCTGCCGCAGGTGGTACAGTATTGGGTATTTGTGGGGGTTATCAAATCCTCGGACAAATGATTGCTGACCCAGAAGGCATAGAAGGGCAAGCTGGAAGATTCCCAGGATTGGGACTTTTACCGATAAAAACAGTGATTACAGGGCAAAAAATCGCCCGTCAACGTCAAGTTTCTTCTAATTTCCCCCAAATTGGTTTACCTGTAACGGGATTTGAAATTCACCAAGGGCGATCGCGTGTGGAAACTCAAGGAGTAGATCCCCAAGCATATCAACCCCTATTTGACGATGTGAACCTGGGTTTAGTTGATAAATGTCAGTCTGTCTGGGGTACTTACCTCCATGGTATTTTCGATAATGGACCCTGGAGAAGAGCTTGGCTGAATCGTCTGCGTCAACAACGTGGTTTAAAATCTTTACCTACAGGTGTTGCTAACTACCGCGAGCAAAGGGAACAAATTTTAGACTCCCTTGCTACTCAGGTAGAGCGACATCTAGATTTATCTCCCTTGTTGTCGTAA
- a CDS encoding ATP-binding protein, whose product MEANEALRFINDLLLRQGQKALGKSEEKVFIGCWEGKTYTQIAAEAGYAEISIREIATKKLFPKIKNILQVEVGKNTFVSTIRHKYQEYTENQTRENHPPRQPPVNNAATVNPFFPLSGKVDDLELFFPRESLLHRVFEYLNNGSSVALIGEQGLGKSSLLWVICQLSPERLNMPRQAVFLDLNEIEDDEDDFYRALCDGIGVEECRGNQFNRLVREKRILLAIDNLGKLARNGFTRNIRDKLRSLAEGMDKPLRLVVAANQPLQNLFQDSHDTSPLADFCLTEHLSLWDDGTMRAFITTRLQNAKIKHFDEQDILRLIAESGGHPQRLMRLCYDTYRDYLYR is encoded by the coding sequence ATGGAAGCAAATGAGGCTTTAAGATTCATTAATGATTTACTTTTGCGGCAAGGGCAGAAGGCTTTAGGGAAATCAGAGGAAAAAGTATTTATTGGTTGTTGGGAAGGTAAAACATATACCCAAATCGCTGCTGAAGCTGGTTATGCGGAGATAAGCATTAGAGAGATTGCCACAAAGAAATTATTTCCAAAAATCAAAAATATTTTACAAGTTGAAGTTGGTAAAAACACTTTTGTTAGTACCATAAGACATAAATATCAGGAATATACCGAAAATCAGACAAGGGAAAATCATCCTCCTAGGCAACCTCCAGTAAATAACGCCGCCACGGTAAATCCGTTTTTTCCTTTGTCAGGGAAGGTGGATGATTTAGAATTATTTTTCCCTAGGGAATCGCTTTTACATCGGGTATTTGAATATTTAAATAATGGCTCTAGTGTGGCATTGATTGGTGAGCAAGGTTTGGGTAAATCCTCTTTGTTGTGGGTGATTTGTCAACTCTCTCCAGAAAGATTAAATATGCCTCGTCAGGCAGTATTTCTGGATTTGAATGAAATTGAGGATGACGAAGATGATTTTTATCGCGCCTTGTGTGATGGAATTGGGGTAGAAGAATGTCGGGGAAATCAGTTTAATCGGCTGGTGAGGGAGAAAAGAATTTTGTTGGCGATTGATAATTTGGGTAAATTAGCTCGTAATGGTTTCACTCGTAATATTCGAGATAAATTACGCAGTTTGGCAGAAGGAATGGATAAACCATTGCGATTGGTGGTAGCTGCTAATCAACCGTTGCAAAATCTCTTTCAGGATAGTCATGATACTTCACCCTTAGCTGATTTTTGTCTGACGGAACATCTTAGCCTGTGGGATGATGGCACTATGAGAGCATTTATCACCACACGGTTGCAAAATGCTAAGATAAAACACTTTGATGAGCAAGATATTCTACGGTTAATTGCTGAGAGTGGGGGACATCCCCAACGGTTGATGCGATTGTGTTATGACACCTATAGAGATTATTTGTACAGGTAA
- a CDS encoding AAA family ATPase, with amino-acid sequence MSQESPVPRLDLAPKLQRPLSLWKPLDYLLLLYWVFFFPQALRWYVGRFGGGYIPPQEMNWRKGWQILNENPVQRGLFIQGLILTVVTPFTLCLILEKIGVSVSWGGVAYGVAYGVAFGVAFGVAGGVAFGVAFGVAYGVAFGVAGGVGTLRPENWLLCFAWNSHSLHNSSLLPRITPLPLPKLSIHLQKWLAKDWQAGVDNANQLLAYTLQFMPVITAVNKTLEKTPPKYLIGRVSSLAENPFDWQLVFFASALFSITRLSQNTPNNKLRLDTPARAAAAGFWHLHKKRPDLATKAFSHVCSLPHGEEMYTLAETLSRFQIAQEVPEIGSIEIPIFPQGNLLRPTTWQTLTSLVQVIENVRIIQQTRSPFQRSSALNRALGELTNILDEPTKIPQAERDLIIKIAERWQLVLLEIATKVGEITITQRIGQPYVVGPPVEGHLFVGRGDIMGQLQELWMRGNQLQSVVIYGHRRMGKTSILRNADAALGEGVELAYINLQEVADGENLGDILIAISDAVARKLQITPPADGEFVESPTRTFKRYLQQVQANLNHRGLIIALDEFEKIEDFIQAGKIPPTFMEYLRSLVQMSPKIAFALAGAHTLEEMTTDYFQPFYASVVPPIHVSFMTEDAVAEIIANPGFEDFPLDYTPGALKRIYTLTHGQPYLVQLLGFQLVRLYNYTVFECREPRQPRFTESDVDVVVENPAFFQDGGGYFEGVWGQAGEYPSGQREILMAIARHPEGLTVAELTELGVFREDAFETLKRHDVIWEIGGRSQIIVELFRRWVVTFKL; translated from the coding sequence ATGAGCCAAGAAAGTCCTGTACCACGCCTAGATTTAGCGCCAAAATTACAGCGCCCTTTGTCGTTGTGGAAGCCTCTAGATTATTTGCTGTTGCTGTATTGGGTATTTTTCTTCCCCCAGGCTTTGCGGTGGTATGTAGGCAGGTTTGGTGGGGGTTATATCCCACCCCAGGAAATGAATTGGCGTAAGGGATGGCAAATATTAAATGAGAACCCTGTGCAGAGAGGATTATTTATTCAAGGGTTGATACTGACAGTCGTAACACCCTTTACCCTATGTCTAATTTTAGAAAAGATTGGTGTCTCAGTTAGTTGGGGTGGCGTGGCGTATGGCGTGGCGTATGGCGTGGCGTTTGGCGTGGCGTTTGGCGTGGCGGGCGGCGTGGCGTTTGGCGTGGCGTTTGGCGTGGCGTATGGCGTGGCGTTTGGCGTGGCGGGCGGCGTGGGGACATTACGTCCGGAAAATTGGTTATTGTGTTTCGCCTGGAACTCACACAGCCTGCACAATAGCTCTTTACTTCCTCGGATTACTCCCCTACCCCTACCCAAGTTATCTATTCATTTACAAAAGTGGTTAGCTAAGGATTGGCAAGCAGGTGTGGATAATGCCAATCAATTGCTGGCATATACTTTACAATTTATGCCCGTAATTACAGCTGTTAATAAAACTCTTGAGAAAACACCACCAAAATATTTGATTGGGCGTGTTTCCTCTCTAGCCGAAAATCCTTTTGATTGGCAGTTAGTATTTTTTGCATCTGCATTATTTTCCATTACCAGACTTAGTCAAAACACCCCAAATAACAAGCTTAGACTAGACACCCCAGCCCGTGCGGCAGCTGCTGGTTTCTGGCATCTCCACAAAAAACGACCAGACTTAGCTACCAAGGCTTTTTCTCACGTTTGCTCTCTCCCCCATGGCGAGGAAATGTATACCCTTGCCGAAACTTTAAGTCGCTTCCAAATAGCTCAGGAAGTACCAGAAATTGGATCTATTGAAATCCCGATTTTCCCCCAAGGTAATCTGTTGCGCCCCACCACTTGGCAAACTCTCACATCTCTAGTTCAAGTCATAGAAAATGTGCGAATTATTCAACAAACTCGCTCACCTTTCCAGCGTTCCTCTGCCCTCAACCGAGCTTTAGGAGAACTCACAAACATCCTTGATGAGCCAACAAAAATTCCCCAAGCCGAAAGGGATTTAATTATCAAAATTGCCGAACGCTGGCAGCTAGTTCTCCTAGAAATCGCCACCAAGGTAGGAGAAATTACCATCACCCAACGCATAGGTCAACCCTATGTCGTGGGACCACCGGTGGAGGGTCATTTGTTTGTGGGGCGGGGGGATATTATGGGGCAATTGCAGGAATTATGGATGCGGGGAAATCAGTTGCAATCTGTCGTGATTTATGGTCACAGACGTATGGGCAAAACTTCAATTTTACGCAATGCTGATGCGGCTTTAGGTGAGGGAGTGGAGTTAGCCTATATTAATCTTCAAGAAGTTGCAGATGGGGAAAATTTAGGGGATATCTTAATCGCAATTAGTGATGCTGTGGCGAGGAAATTACAAATAACTCCTCCTGCTGATGGGGAATTTGTGGAATCTCCGACACGCACTTTTAAACGCTATTTACAACAGGTACAAGCTAACTTAAATCATCGAGGTTTAATTATTGCTTTAGACGAGTTTGAGAAAATTGAGGATTTTATTCAAGCTGGCAAAATTCCCCCAACTTTTATGGAATATCTCCGCAGTTTAGTCCAAATGAGTCCCAAAATCGCTTTTGCTCTCGCAGGAGCGCATACCCTGGAGGAAATGACAACGGATTATTTTCAGCCTTTTTACGCCAGTGTGGTACCACCGATTCACGTATCCTTTATGACCGAAGATGCGGTGGCAGAAATCATTGCCAATCCTGGTTTTGAAGATTTTCCCTTGGACTATACTCCGGGCGCTCTGAAGCGAATTTATACCCTGACCCATGGACAACCCTATTTAGTCCAGTTACTGGGGTTCCAGTTGGTGCGTCTGTATAATTATACCGTGTTTGAGTGCAGAGAGCCGCGACAACCCAGGTTTACCGAGTCGGATGTGGATGTGGTGGTAGAGAATCCGGCTTTTTTCCAGGATGGTGGAGGTTATTTTGAGGGGGTATGGGGACAAGCTGGGGAATATCCCAGTGGACAACGGGAGATTCTCATGGCAATTGCACGCCATCCGGAAGGATTAACTGTGGCAGAGTTAACGGAGCTAGGAGTCTTTCGGGAAGATGCTTTCGAGACACTGAAGCGCCATGATGTGATTTGGGAAATAGGAGGGCGATCGCAAATAATTGTCGAACTATTTCGCCGTTGGGTTGTCACCTTCAAGCTCTAA
- a CDS encoding CAAD domain-containing protein, with amino-acid sequence MGAEMQEPEFVETKSPEATMQDITNQPGTITKVPPAGQSQDELLKYVEVASNFLASLPEYLGTVFNKYKQPLVIVGAILTAIIAVKVLLAILDALNDIPLVAPTFELIGIGYSAWFVYRYLLKASTRQELSSEIVSLKSQVVGKDS; translated from the coding sequence ATGGGAGCAGAAATGCAAGAACCGGAATTCGTGGAAACCAAATCTCCAGAAGCAACTATGCAAGATATCACTAACCAACCAGGAACCATAACTAAAGTCCCACCCGCTGGTCAGTCTCAAGATGAACTGCTGAAGTATGTAGAAGTTGCTTCTAATTTTCTAGCAAGTTTGCCTGAGTATTTAGGCACAGTGTTTAACAAGTACAAACAGCCTTTGGTAATTGTTGGAGCAATTTTGACTGCAATTATTGCCGTTAAGGTTCTCTTAGCAATTTTGGATGCATTAAATGACATTCCTTTAGTAGCACCTACTTTTGAATTGATTGGTATTGGTTATTCTGCATGGTTCGTTTATCGTTACCTGCTGAAAGCGTCTACTCGTCAAGAGTTAAGCAGCGAAATTGTGTCTTTGAAGTCACAAGTTGTGGGTAAAGATAGCTAG
- a CDS encoding DUF4346 domain-containing protein has product MDLTIENLAAIDDLLSQRHIDLDPYGYFIIYLDRDAGLIYAKHFTNVIDERGLAIDPETGKVIPAKGKVDRTFTTVYTGRTAKEICVRIFEETQPCPVSLLDHAAYLGREFLRAEVALVTGQEYVQD; this is encoded by the coding sequence ATGGATTTGACGATTGAAAATTTAGCAGCGATTGATGATTTACTTTCTCAGCGCCATATAGACCTTGACCCCTACGGGTATTTTATCATTTACTTGGATCGGGATGCAGGATTAATATACGCTAAACATTTTACGAACGTAATTGATGAACGTGGTTTAGCGATAGATCCAGAAACGGGTAAAGTCATTCCTGCGAAGGGTAAAGTTGACCGTACTTTTACTACTGTATATACAGGCAGAACAGCAAAAGAAATCTGTGTAAGAATTTTTGAAGAAACCCAGCCCTGTCCAGTTAGTTTACTCGATCATGCTGCCTATCTTGGTCGTGAGTTTCTCCGCGCAGAAGTTGCACTCGTAACGGGGCAAGAGTATGTACAAGATTAA
- the psb32 gene encoding photosystem II repair protein Psb32 — protein sequence MNKLLNQMLNWQKYLQRLMLPLLAMVITSSLWAIPAGATGVYQLPDFTADTWIVDQGEVISRLNEGKISDDLANLASKTGKEVRFVTIRRLDYGETPESFTQELFKKWFPTPEAQANQALFMVDTLTNGTTLVTGEEIKSVMSDEIANSIAQETFLAPLRDGNKYNQAFLDASDRLSKVLSGEPDPGPPQIIDKVQVERTFKKAEETDQGSAIAWVVGLLIAATVIPMATYYLYQVNQPSSDG from the coding sequence ATGAACAAGCTCCTCAATCAGATGTTAAATTGGCAAAAATATCTCCAAAGGCTGATGTTACCACTGCTCGCCATGGTGATTACCAGTTCATTATGGGCTATACCAGCTGGGGCAACAGGTGTGTATCAACTCCCTGATTTCACGGCAGACACTTGGATAGTTGATCAGGGTGAAGTTATTAGCCGCTTAAATGAAGGCAAGATTAGCGACGATTTAGCCAACTTGGCAAGCAAAACAGGTAAGGAGGTGAGATTTGTCACCATTCGCCGTTTAGACTACGGTGAGACTCCAGAAAGTTTCACTCAAGAGCTATTTAAAAAATGGTTTCCCACTCCAGAAGCACAAGCCAATCAGGCTCTGTTCATGGTTGATACCCTAACCAACGGTACCACCCTGGTGACTGGGGAAGAAATCAAATCAGTGATGTCTGACGAGATTGCCAACAGTATCGCCCAAGAAACTTTCCTCGCTCCATTGCGGGATGGTAATAAGTATAATCAGGCATTTTTAGATGCGAGCGATCGCCTCAGTAAAGTTCTTTCCGGAGAACCCGACCCCGGTCCACCCCAAATTATTGATAAAGTACAAGTAGAACGTACTTTCAAAAAAGCAGAAGAAACCGACCAAGGTAGTGCCATTGCTTGGGTAGTGGGGCTACTAATTGCTGCCACCGTGATTCCCATGGCAACTTACTATCTCTATCAGGTGAATCAGCCATCTTCTGACGGTTAA